The following are from one region of the Lytechinus variegatus isolate NC3 chromosome 4, Lvar_3.0, whole genome shotgun sequence genome:
- the LOC121412670 gene encoding uncharacterized protein LOC121412670: MLKTDLMMILLTWILHGISNGEMDVFLTPEIAIISEGETVTLQCLVTDVDHRFYTIKWSNTSHGAPASHLQSKQTLFEGRTINSSLTLWNPGVDFTTLYFCEVNHTTARGGSNLVAFAKSVVSGTPLARTSECHRSSDGDKVIHLYEGGPPVDISCKTLREPIVPELKWRFLQRDGKTGIVSRRYDDGIHRSINSSLEWDRQLDGLVLYCKATIPWDKLVANPCVIGLIRVVQQPRIIPGNTSLGFGFVNEVEYWCDVRGLYRQSCSYTWGCQPNVLGCYSDNDSLIINVNESSSLEKKIEVTCRVECMEDVHREAHANLTIHSESYSQHSRKASAEREGITVSLRLHSDPESDEYLLRCSVRYNGNGMNDEPTFAWYIDGIKQGISDTVDITPNHQQEIHSTYRVDQTFHLVVCDALYDGNITRVWSTFSDMVGASTETINFTTDHSFLQSSPKPAPNDRSSSNISESSLWLVISIGICASLALLIFAWVTFSTLARSRYWSPVNDSKVITFSIKSRRPSDHTDLDLNTNGDERQTASDESLDEYAYPELETNAADNDQRNEGEHFAFAVASGFNNDMDLKGSGYEELPDEISWPPQRADCHLGNDSVQPYQNFALPPSFSMTPPTPPLTHEYSTALSHSNDHYDHDDRESISSPLHHEYHDYF; this comes from the exons ATGTTGAAAACTGATTTGATGATGATTTTACTTACTTGGATTTTACATGGTATAAGTAACGGTGAGATGGACGTTTTCCTTACGCCGGAAATCGCCATTATTTCTGAAGGGGAAACCGTAACCCTTCAATGTCTTGTCACCGATGTTGACCACCGTTTCTATACGATCAAATGGAGTAACACTTCACATGGTGCTCCGGCTAGTCATCTTCAATCCAAACAAACGTTATTCGAAGGACGTACAATAAATTCTTCACTGACTTTGTGGAATCCAGGCGTTGACTTCACAACTTTATATTTCTGCGAAGTGAACCACACAACGGCTCGAGGAGGATCGAACTTGGTAGCGTTCGCCAAGTCCGTGGTCTCTGGCACGCCCCTGGCGAGGACATCCGAGTGTCACAGGTCGTCCGATGGAGACAAGGTGATACACCTGTATGAGGGAGGCCCACCGGTTGACATCTCCTGTAAGACGTTGAGAGAACCCATTGTTCCTGAGCTAAAATGGAGGTTCCTACAAAGAGATGGAAAAACCGGTATTGTTTCCAGACGTTATGATGACg GTATTCATCGTTCCATCAACTCTTCTCTAGAGTGGGACCGGCAGTTGGATGGACTCGTTCTTTATTGTAAAGCAACAATACCCTGGGATAAATTGGTGGCAAACCCATGCGTCATTGGTCTTATTAGGGTTGTCCAGCAACCACGAATAATTCCcggaaacaccagtctgggctTTGGGTTTGTAAACGAGGTTGAATATTGGTGCGACGTGAGAGGTCTTTATCGTCAATCCTGCTCTTACACGTGGGGATGCCAACCAAATGTTCTAGGGTGTTACAGTGATAACGACAGTTTAATCATCAATGTTAACGAATCGTCAAGTTTAGAGAAGAAGATAGAAGTTACATGTCGGGTCGAGTGCATGGAAGACGTCCACAGAGAAGCTCATGCAAACCTTACAATCCATTCTGAATCGTATTCCCAACATTCAAGAAAGGCTTCTGCTGAACGAGAGGGCATTACAGTATCACTCCGGTTGCATTCCGACCCGGAGAGTGATGAATATCTCCTTAGATGTTCAGTGAGATACAATGGGAATGGCATGAATGATGAACCCACTTTTGCTTGGTATATAGATGGTATAAAGCAAGGAATCTCAGATACCGTTGACATTACGCCCAATCATCAACAAGAAATACACTCGACCTATCGTGTTGACCAAACCTTCCACTTGGTAGTATGCGACGCCCTCTACGATGGTAACATTACTCGTGTCTGGAGCACTTTCAGTGATATGGTGGGCGCAAGTACTGAAACGATCAATTTCACAACCGATCATTCCTTCTTGCAGTCCTCTCCGAAGCCAGCCCCTAATGATCGAAGCTCTTCCAACATTTCTGAAAGTTCGTTGTGGCTTGTGATAAGCATTGGTATATGTGCCTCATTGGCACTCTTGATCTTTGCCTGGGTCACTTTTAGTACTTTAGCAAGGAGCCGGTACTGGAGCCCTGTTAATGATTCCAAAGTCATAACATTCAGTATAAAATCCAGACGCCCATCCGATCATACTGACTTAGACCTTAATACGAATGGAGATGAAAGACAAACCGCCTCAGATGAATCACTGGATGAGTATGCATATCCAGAATTGGAAACGAACGCTGCAGATAACGATCAAAGGAACGAGGGTGAGCATTTCGCCTTTGCAGTTGCTTCTGGGTTTAACAACGATATGGACCTGAAGGGAAGTGGTTACGAAGAGCTCCCCGATGAAATATCTTGGCCGCCACAAAGAGCTGATTGCCATCTTGGTAATGACTCGGTCCAACCTTACCAGAACTTCGCTTTGCCACCATCATTCTCGATGACTCCTCCGACCCCTCCACTCACTCATGAGTATAGCACTGCCCTTTCACATTCTAACGaccattatgatcatgatgatcgaGAATCGATCTCTTCTCCTTTACACCATGAATATCACGATTATTTTTAG